A single Ancylothrix sp. D3o DNA region contains:
- a CDS encoding DNA cytosine methyltransferase, with protein MPALLIGIIYKARKSARLQSFPDWFEFKGSEESRCKQIGNAVPPLLAKALAVYVKAYLKFHQTSTRNKDNLLNHPIQLSFNFVGKHTYKAL; from the coding sequence ATGCCGGCGCTACTTATCGGCATAATTTACAAGGCAAGAAAAAGTGCCCGTTTGCAAAGTTTTCCAGATTGGTTTGAATTTAAAGGCTCCGAAGAAAGCCGGTGTAAACAAATTGGTAACGCCGTCCCGCCGCTTTTGGCAAAAGCTTTAGCGGTTTATGTAAAAGCTTATTTAAAATTTCATCAAACCTCAACAAGAAATAAAGATAATTTACTTAATCACCCGATACAGCTATCTTTTAATTTTGTAGGAAAGCATACCTACAAAGCCCTTTAA
- a CDS encoding alpha/beta hydrolase encodes MKIKPLYEFPFSWQNKTPENITSDCQWLELIIRTSAPFSEAWIKARIVQLAYPNPPGSVPSADNIPTYAGLESEREIVQAIRSICDLKQYPCLAETIDEQYVTLTLNSWRSKKFSQAVSRNFEIYADRLHNNVFLITSTASISLHVERQLPPLVRYRPLFNIQEFAQIIKQKSCQRLTLRTHGYANNSRNFYKAFMAEADALNRTNNPSQENTDTDVTSLDEKHFYVGYHWPSEQPIISPGLWVDFRYHANIVSKFLFVIALFSLAFGTILYLLLKLFVIPLLVSLGTFSSVAELGKAINFSNTVDIAVSLYWIIPAIFVLWAIFMQILRVVAYQRDRYRALHYGAPDLGEFFWRLDKALTTQEKRNQTKEKISNIEEPLPPPPKKSRIIVNLIGHSMGGLLLVNVLRLLADRFGKDDRGSLEPDFITITTEEGQELRARPENEDDSDSIGEHLLLDKLILASPDIPLEFLREGRNNYVRSAMRRCRQIYLFSSDRDIVLRYLATLGNWFSEPSIEMSGYRLGNVFLQRTSPKDPTSSYRLLIRNMFHPRSAVKATSAYDLFQKFNYIDCSEMQGVNGVNLPLNPITALPIDILNAVFYAFKIDPHGGYFFTFTPSFAIIKLLITLEDASDTNINLQINTLIEKTKLRFLASQPFMTPPPPLSQTLNVSKET; translated from the coding sequence ATGAAAATTAAACCCCTTTACGAATTCCCCTTTTCTTGGCAAAACAAAACCCCCGAAAACATAACCAGCGATTGCCAATGGTTAGAATTAATTATTCGGACAAGCGCCCCCTTTTCCGAAGCCTGGATTAAAGCCAGAATAGTTCAACTCGCCTATCCCAACCCCCCCGGAAGTGTCCCTTCCGCCGACAATATCCCCACCTATGCCGGCTTAGAATCAGAAAGAGAAATTGTCCAAGCCATCCGCTCAATTTGTGACCTCAAACAATACCCCTGTTTAGCCGAAACTATAGACGAACAATATGTAACTCTTACCCTCAATAGTTGGAGATCAAAAAAATTTAGCCAAGCCGTAAGTCGCAACTTTGAAATTTATGCAGATCGCCTACACAACAACGTATTTTTAATAACAAGCACCGCCTCAATTTCCCTCCACGTTGAACGCCAACTTCCCCCCTTAGTTCGCTATCGACCACTTTTTAATATCCAAGAATTTGCCCAAATTATTAAACAAAAATCCTGTCAACGCCTCACCCTCAGAACACACGGCTACGCCAACAACTCCCGAAACTTTTATAAAGCCTTCATGGCAGAAGCCGACGCCCTAAACCGCACCAACAATCCCAGCCAAGAAAACACCGACACAGACGTAACCAGCCTTGACGAAAAACACTTTTATGTAGGCTATCATTGGCCGAGTGAACAACCAATAATTAGTCCGGGGTTGTGGGTAGACTTTCGCTATCATGCCAACATAGTCAGCAAATTTTTATTCGTCATTGCCCTATTTTCTCTCGCCTTTGGCACCATTTTATACCTATTATTAAAACTTTTTGTTATTCCCCTCCTCGTCTCCTTGGGAACCTTTTCCAGCGTAGCAGAACTCGGAAAGGCAATAAACTTTAGCAACACCGTCGATATAGCCGTTTCGTTGTATTGGATCATCCCCGCAATCTTCGTATTGTGGGCAATTTTCATGCAGATATTACGAGTCGTTGCCTACCAAAGAGATCGCTATCGCGCCCTCCATTATGGAGCCCCCGATTTAGGCGAATTCTTCTGGCGATTAGATAAAGCCCTCACCACCCAAGAAAAACGCAATCAAACAAAAGAAAAAATATCAAATATCGAAGAACCGCTTCCCCCACCCCCAAAAAAATCCCGAATTATTGTAAACTTAATTGGGCATAGCATGGGAGGATTGCTATTAGTAAACGTCTTGAGACTTTTAGCCGACCGATTTGGTAAAGATGACCGAGGCTCCCTAGAACCCGATTTTATCACCATTACCACCGAAGAAGGACAAGAATTAAGAGCACGCCCCGAAAACGAAGACGACTCCGACTCCATAGGCGAACATTTATTGCTCGATAAACTTATCTTAGCCTCCCCAGATATTCCCCTAGAATTTTTACGCGAAGGACGCAATAACTATGTGCGTTCAGCCATGCGCCGGTGCCGGCAGATATATTTATTTTCCAGTGACCGCGACATTGTACTGCGCTACCTCGCCACCTTGGGCAACTGGTTTAGTGAACCCAGCATTGAAATGTCAGGCTATCGACTTGGCAACGTTTTTTTACAACGAACCAGTCCAAAAGATCCGACTTCTAGCTACCGGCTGTTAATTCGTAATATGTTTCATCCTCGTTCCGCCGTTAAAGCCACCTCCGCCTACGATTTATTTCAAAAATTTAACTATATCGACTGCTCAGAAATGCAGGGAGTTAACGGCGTAAATCTTCCCCTCAACCCCATCACCGCCCTCCCCATTGACATCCTCAACGCCGTCTTTTATGCCTTCAAAATTGACCCACACGGCGGTTATTTTTTCACTTTCACCCCATCTTTTGCCATCATTAAACTCCTAATCACCCTAGAAGATGCCTCAGACACAAATATCAATTTGCAAATTAACACCCTCATCGAAAAAACTAAGCTCAGATTTTTAGCCAGCCAACCTTTTATGACTCCTCCCCCTCCATTGAGCCAAACTTTAAATGTATCTAAAGAAACGTAG
- the ispD gene encoding 2-C-methyl-D-erythritol 4-phosphate cytidylyltransferase: protein MHLLIPAAGMGRRMGSDRNKLLLSLLGKPILAWTLAAVGASDSIEWVGIIGQPSDWPAFEEILAMVSLRLPVVLIAGGETRQESVYNGLQGLPADAKRVLIHDGARCLGTPSLFDRCAEALLGCQGLVAAVPVKDTIKVVDEALVIRDTPDRRNLWAAQTPQGFEVNLLKQCHEKGRSLGWEVTDDAALFELCGLPVSVVEGEETNLKVTTPVDLAIAEFILRQRRNQ, encoded by the coding sequence GTGCATTTATTGATTCCAGCAGCGGGAATGGGCCGCCGGATGGGCAGTGACCGCAATAAGCTTTTATTGAGTTTGTTGGGTAAACCGATTTTGGCTTGGACTCTGGCGGCGGTGGGGGCGAGTGATTCGATTGAATGGGTGGGTATTATTGGCCAGCCTTCGGATTGGCCGGCTTTTGAGGAAATTTTGGCGATGGTTTCTTTGCGGTTGCCGGTGGTGTTGATTGCGGGGGGGGAAACTCGTCAAGAGTCGGTTTATAACGGTTTACAAGGGTTGCCGGCTGATGCCAAGCGGGTTTTAATCCATGACGGCGCGAGGTGTTTGGGGACTCCCAGTTTGTTTGATCGCTGTGCTGAGGCGCTTTTGGGTTGTCAGGGGTTAGTGGCGGCGGTGCCGGTCAAAGATACGATTAAGGTTGTTGATGAGGCGCTTGTAATTCGGGATACGCCAGACCGGCGCAATCTTTGGGCGGCCCAAACTCCCCAAGGTTTTGAAGTAAATCTTTTAAAACAGTGTCACGAAAAAGGCCGTAGTTTGGGTTGGGAAGTGACAGATGATGCAGCTTTGTTTGAGTTGTGTGGTTTGCCGGTGAGTGTCGTAGAAGGAGAAGAAACAAACTTAAAAGTCACAACCCCAGTAGATTTAGCAATTGCTGAATTTATCTTACGTCAGCGTCGTAACCAATAA
- a CDS encoding glycosyltransferase family 9 protein gives MRILALVPGGIGDQILFFPTLEDLKRSYPNAKIDIIAEPRSKAAYRVNKYFHDKSLNVVNFDFKDRNGLADWGNLLGIMRDVEYDAVLSLGQIPTLGLLLWLTGIPKRVGYNTAASWFLTNSLPLKTDQYKAETYHDLLQGFGITTACPNLSVTLLKEDIAWAEREQQRLGIKNSGYILLHSGVTQVTKTNGIDQIYPVNNWQKIIQDIQKRQPQLPVVAIKGPEDEELVSELLQACPGLKLTSPENVGELAAMIAGANLMICTPGTPMHLAVAVQTYTIALLGPSEPKQLLPNSDKYIGIQSNTAAMADISPETVIKKIWGES, from the coding sequence ATGCGAATACTGGCACTTGTCCCCGGTGGAATTGGCGACCAAATCTTATTTTTTCCAACCCTGGAAGACCTCAAACGGTCATACCCAAACGCCAAAATAGACATTATCGCCGAACCGCGATCCAAAGCGGCCTACCGCGTTAATAAATACTTTCACGACAAATCCCTCAACGTCGTTAACTTCGACTTCAAAGACCGCAACGGTCTAGCAGACTGGGGAAACTTGTTAGGAATCATGCGCGATGTCGAGTATGATGCCGTACTCTCCTTGGGACAAATACCCACCCTTGGCCTACTTTTATGGTTAACCGGCATCCCCAAACGAGTCGGCTACAACACGGCTGCAAGCTGGTTTCTTACCAACAGCCTCCCCCTGAAAACCGACCAATATAAAGCCGAAACATACCATGATCTCCTGCAAGGTTTTGGTATCACCACAGCTTGTCCCAATCTCTCAGTCACCCTCCTCAAAGAGGATATCGCCTGGGCCGAAAGAGAACAGCAAAGACTAGGTATCAAAAACAGCGGCTATATTCTGTTGCACAGCGGCGTGACTCAAGTCACTAAAACCAACGGCATTGACCAAATTTATCCCGTCAACAACTGGCAAAAAATTATTCAAGACATCCAAAAACGCCAGCCTCAACTGCCGGTGGTTGCCATCAAAGGCCCAGAAGATGAAGAATTAGTCAGCGAACTTTTGCAGGCTTGTCCGGGGCTAAAACTCACCTCCCCGGAAAATGTCGGCGAGTTAGCAGCCATGATTGCCGGTGCAAACTTAATGATCTGCACTCCAGGCACCCCCATGCACCTAGCCGTCGCAGTCCAAACTTATACCATCGCCTTATTGGGCCCCAGCGAACCGAAACAACTGTTGCCAAACAGCGATAAATACATCGGCATTCAATCTAATACCGCTGCAATGGCTGATATCTCACCCGAAACAGTTATTAAGAAAATTTGGGGAGAAAGTTAA